The window GCTCTGCCGCACGCTCGCCTATTCCGACCTCGACATCGAGCTTCTGAACTACGACGCGGACGTCCTGTCGAAGTCGATCCCGGTGAAGAGCTTCGCCGGCACGGTCACAGGTGTTTCCGCGCTGACGCACGACATCCGGCGCCTGGACATCACGCTCGACCAACCCCTGAAATTCTGGGCGGGACAATATGTCGACATCACGCTCCCGGGGCCAGAGGCGATTACGCGCTCGTTTTCCATGGCAAATACGCCGGGCGAAGGCCAAAACCTCGCCTTCATCATCAAGAAATACCCGAACGGACGCTTCTCTTCCAAGCTCGACGGAGACCTCGCCGCCGGAACCAGGGTCGACGTCCGCGGACCCTATGGAACCTGCTTCCGGCGGGAAGACCGGACCGGAGCCATGATCCTGGTCGGCGGCGGCTCGGGCATGTCGCCCCTCTGGTCGATCCTGCACGACCAGGTCGCCTCCGGCGAGGACCGTCCGGTCTATTTCTTCTACGGAGCCCGGACGCAGGGCGACCTGTTCTATCTCGACCGCTTCGCCGGGATCGCCGCGGACAATCCGCGCTTCACCTTCGTGCCCGTCCTCTCCCATGCGGGGGAGGACGCCACCTGGGACGGCGAGAAGGGCTTCGTCCACGAAGTGGTCGGCGCGCATCTGCGCCGGCTCGGCCTCGGCGAGGACGTGGACGTCTATGCCTGCGGGCCGGCGCCGATGATCGAGGCCCTGACGCCGGTCCTGCAGATGAACGACGTCGATACCGAACGGACCTTCTTCGACAAGTTCACGCCCGCCAGCCACTGAGGCCGGCGCGCGGCGGGCCACGACCGCTTTCGAGTTTCTTAGCCAGCAATGGGAGGGTGACCATGACTGCCGTACAAAGCAATCCCGTGAAATCGGGGGCCGCGGGATCTGCGATCTTCGCCGATTCCGACAGCCGCAGATATCGATATTTCGAGCCCAAGGCCCGGCGCGCCACGCATTACGAGGATGTCACGGTCGACGTGCAGCCCGATCCGGAGCGCTATCTCCTGCAGAACTGGATCATCGCGTTTCCCGACGGGAAAGGCGCCTACACCAAGGACGCCACCCAGGCCCTGAGCTCCAACTGGCACGCCTTCCGCGCGCCCGACCAGGAGTGGGAGCGCACGCACTACCAGCGCCAGTCGAAGATCGAGGCGATGGTGCAGGCGGTGATCGCCAATGGCCGCAAATCCGGCGCGCCCAAGGCGTTCGACAAGGCCTGGGTCAAGATCCTGCAGAACCATCTCGGAGCCTGGAAGCACGCGGAATTCGGGCTGGGCACGTCGTTGATGCAGGCGCAGCGCTACGGCTACACCCAGATGATCAACAACGCGACGCTGACCAACTCCTCCTACAAGCTCCGGCTGTCGCAGGACATCACCCTCTACCTCGCCGAGATCGGCATGGACATCGCCGGCTTCGACGACGAGGCCGGCAAGCGCGCCTGGCTCGAGGACAAGGGCTGGCAGGGCACGCGGGAAGCGATCGAATCCATCATGGGCTCGACCGACTATCTCGAGCAGTATTTCGCCACCAACATCGTGTTCGAGCCGCTGGTCGGCGAGCTGTTCCGTTCGGGCTTCCTGATGCAGGCGGCGTCCTCGAACGGCGACTTCATCACCCCGCCGGTCATCTCGGCGGCCGAAGCCGACTATGAGCGCAACCTCGCCAACGCCATCGACCTGTTCCACGTGCTGGCCAGCGACGCCGAGCACGCGGCGCACAACAAGGCGCTGTTCCAGGGCTGGGTGAACAAGCACGTCGCCCTTGCCGACAAGGCCGCAGCCGGGCTGCAGCCGATCTGGTCGCAACCCCATTCGAAACCGGTGCAGTACGCCGACGCCAGGACGCAGTCGGTCGAGCGCATCAAGAAGATTCTCGGCGAGCTCGGCCTCGACCTTCCCAAGGAGTGAAGACCATGTCGGTTGCTTCCAGAACCTCGGAAAACCAGAACATCTTCCAGAAGATGGGCGATCTGGTCTTCAGCCAGACGATCTCCCACCAGTGCGGCGTCACCATGAACGATAGCGTCGAGGCGCGTGCCATCGCCGAGTTCATGGGAACGAAGCCCAAGGTGACGATCACCTACCAGCCAGCCCTGATCCGCATCGACGGCGAAGGCAAGCTGATCTTCAAGATGGACGAGATCAGCGAGATCCTCGGCAAGGAGATGACGGCCGAGATCTTCGAGGTGAACACCTCGACCCATTACGGGCGCATGGTTCGCATCGACGACAACACGGTGACGCTGTTCGGCGACATGGACGAGATCCGCGAATACATCGAGTGATCCGGGAGGATCCCCCGGATCGGGGGAGCGGCGAGCGCGCCTGGCTCCCCCTTTTCCTGCAATTGCCGGCTCCGCGCGCCGTTGGCGCCGCGACATCCTTGGAGAGCACCATGTTCAAGACCCCCACGGGCGAAGAGGTCTTCGTCGTCGACGGCCACACCCATTTCTGGGACGGCAGCCCGGAGAACCAGCGCAACATCCACGGCAAGCAGTTCATCGAATGCTTCTACGCCTACCACACGGCGCTGAGCCCGAAGGACAAGCTCTGGCCGCTCGACAAGTTCAGCAAGTACAGCGCCGAGCAGATGTATCACGACCTGTTCGTCGACGGCCCCGACGACATGGCGGTGGTGCAGTCGACCTACCTGACGGAGTTCTACAAGAACGGCTTCAACACCATCGACCGCAACGCCGAGATCGCCAGGAAGTACAAGGACCGCTTCATCGTCAACGGCGCCTTCGATCCGCGCGACGGCGAGCGGGCGCTGGAATACATCCACTACATGAAGGAGACCTTCGGCATCAAAGGGGTCAAGCTCTACACCGCGGAATGGAAGGGCGAGTCGCGCGGCTGGAAGCTGACCGATCCCAATGCCTATCGCTGCTTCGAGCTGTGCCAGAAGCTCGGCATCACCAACATCCATGTCCACAAGGGCCCGACCATCATCCCGCTCGACAAGGACGCCTTCGATGTCCACGACGTCGACCACGCGGCCACGGATTTCCAGGGCCTGAACTTCATCATCGAGCATTGCGGCCTGCCGCGCCTCGACGATTTCTGCTGGATCGCGGTCCAGGAGACCAATGTCTATGGCGGCCTCGCCGTGGCGCTGCCCTTCATCCACAGCCGCCCGCGCTACTTCGCCGAGGTGATCAGCGAGCTCCTGTTCTGGGTGGGCGAGGACAAGATCCTGTTCGGCAGCGACTACGCCATCTGGACGCCGCGCTGGCTGGTCGAGAAGTTCTGGAATTTCGAGCTGCCCGAGGACGTGAAGCAGGAGCACGGCGTCGACCTGACGCCCCAGGCCAAGCGCAAGATTCTCGGCCTCAACGCGGCCCGGCTCTACGGCGTCGACGTCGAGGCGCAGAAGGCCAAGCTGAAGGCCGAGGCCCTCGCCGTGGCGGCGGAGTGACGGCGATGGGGCGTGCATGGGAGGAGCGCAGGGTCACCGAGGTCCGGCAATGCCTGGCCTCGGTGACCGATCCGGAGCTGGACGAGCCGGTCACCGATCTCGGCTTCGTCGAGGAGGTCACCGTCGATGCTCGCGGCGGCGTCGACATCACCTTCCGCCTGCCGACCTATTGGTGCTCGGCCAATTTCGCCTTCCTGATGGCGGACGACATGCGCCGGGCCGTCTCGGCGCTGCCCTGGGTCGAGGCGGTGCGGCCGCAGCTCCAGGACCATATGGCGGCGGAAGAGATCAACCGCGGCGTGCGGCTGGGGCTGTCGTTCGGCCAGGCCTTCACCGCCTTCGCCTCGGGCGATTCCCTCGGCGAGATCCGCGAGAAATTCCGGCGCAAGGCCTTCGAGCGCCGACAGGAGGCGGTGATCCAGGCCCTGCGCGCGGCCGGCCTCGACAACGGGGCGATCTGCGCGATGACGCTCGCGACCTTCGACGCAGCCGACCTCGGTGCCGGCGAAGGCGCACGGCAGAAGCCGCGCTATCGCGAGGCCCTGATCGAGCGGGGCCTCGCGGCGGGGCCGCACGACCGGGCCTTCGTCACCTTCAGCGGGCGCGGCATCGAGGCGCACGAGCTCGGCGCCTATCTGCAGCGCCTGCGGGCGGTGCGCATCAACATGGAGTTCAACACGGCGCTGTGCCGCGGGCTCCTGGGCTCGCGCTACCAGGACGGCGCCGAGGTCGGCGGCTGCGGTCACGGCTGCGGCGGAGCCTGTCCGAAGCCGGCCGCCGCCGTGCCGCAGGCGGTCGCCTGAGCAGCCGGAGCGCGGCGTCGCCATGCCGGGACGGCGGCGCGGCAAAGCGGCGTACCGTCCCCAAATCGAGAAGTCTGGGAGTGAAGGGCCATGCCGAAGGTGCTTTTACACGATATCGACGCGCGCCGGGCGCTCGCCCGCGGCGTCCAGAAACTGGCGGCGGCCGTGGAGCCGACGCTCGGTCCCAAGGGCATGAACGCCATGATCGACCGGCCGGTCGGCACGCCGATCGTGTCGCGCGACGGCGTCACCATCGCCTCGGAGATCGAGCTGTCCGACCGTTTCGAGAACATGGGCGCCCAGGTGGTGCGCGAGGTCTCGATGCAGACCAACGAGGTCGCCGGCGACGGCACCACCACCGCCATGGTGCTCGCCAACGGCCTGATCCAGGGCGGGGTCGCGGCGCTGGAGCGGGGCGCCAAGGCGGTGGACCTGTGCAAGGGCATCGACCAGGCGGTCGAGCTGGTGGTGGAGACGCTGAAGCGCTCGGCGACGGCCGCGTCCGACCGCAGGACGCTGCAGGCGGTCGCCACCATCGCCGCCACCGATCCTCATCTCGGCGGCCTCGTCGCCGAGGCGGTGGAGCGCGTCGGCAAGGACGGCATCATCAGCTCCGACTACGGCCTCACCACCGCCACCACGCTGGAAGTGGTGGAAGGCATGGCCTTCGACCGCGGCTACATCTCGCACCACATGGTGACCGACGTCGAAAGGATGGAGGTGGTGCTCGACGAGCCCCTGATCCTGCTGACCGATCTCAAGATCAAGGCGCCGGGCGAGCTTGCCGCCATCCGCGCCGCGGTGGCGAAGGCGGGCCGGCCCCTGGTGATCGTCGCCGAGGAGGTCTCGCCCGACGTGGTGGTGACGCTGCTCGGAGACGGCAATCGCGGCAAGGTTCTGGTGGTGCATCCGCCGGATTACGGCCATTGGCGTAGGGCGATGATGGACGACCTCGCCATCATCACCGGCGGCCGGGTCGTCGCCCGCGATCTCGGCGGCCGCCTGGAGGAGGCGGCGCTGGCCGACCTCGGCACCGCCCGTCAGGTGCGGGCCAGCGCCCACGAGACCGTGGTGATCCGCGGCGGCGGCGACGAGACGGCCATCGCCGCCCGGCGCCAGCAGGTGGCCCGGCAATACGAGCTGGCGCCGCCGAACGTCGAGCAGGACAAGCTGCGGGAACGGCTGGCCAAGCTCTCCGGCGGAACCGCGGTGATCCTGGCCGGCGGCGTGACGCCGGTCGAGCAGAAACGGACGATCCAGCTGATCGACGACGCCGTCAGCGCCACGCGCGCTGCGGCCGCGGAGGGCATCGTGCCGGGCGGTGGCACCGCCCTGGCCCAGTGCGCTCCCGTGGTGACGCGGGTGTTGGGCAACATCAACGGCGACTTCGGCGAGGGCATCCGCCTGGTGCGGGAGACCCTGTCCCGCCCGGCCGCCTCCATCGCCCGCAATGCCGGCCACGATGCCGAGACCATCGTCGCCGACCTCCTGAACGCGCCCGCCGGTACCGGCTTCGACGCGGCCAGGGGCGCCTTCACCGACATGGTCGCCGCCGGCATCGTCGATCCCGTCCGCGTCACCTGCGCGGCGCTGCGCAACGCCGCCTCCGTGGCGACGCTGGTGCTGACCACCAGCACGCTGGTGGCGGACGTCTCGGCCTATGTCGATCCCACCGCCGGCCCGGCGCGCGGCGGCGGGGCGGAGGCGCTGGGGCGGGCGTGACGCGCCGGAGGACGAGGCGCAGGGGTGACCGTGCGCCTTGGAGCCGGTACAATCGGGGTGATCCGGCCCGGTCAGAGGCCGGACGGCATCCCGGGGCATGACCACGGGATCGGGAGGGAACATGGTCCATATCATCTCCAAGCGCGACGGGCCGCGGCGCGAGGACGTCGCCGCGAGGCGGTTCATCCAGAGCAACCGGGCGACGATCGAGGGCCTGGCCGACCGGCTGACGGGCGGGCGCTGGCGCGAGATGCGCAAGCCGCCCGCCCCGCCGCAGCCCGAGGCCTCCGGCAGGCTCTGGTTCACGCCGCCTGCCGCGCCGCAGCCGGCCCGGCCCTATCTGCGGATCAGCCCCAACGGCCGGGTCGTGGTCATGGATCTGGCATCGGGGCGCCAGCTGCAGTTTCTCGGCCAGATCGGCGGCGGACGCGAGCGTCGCTTCGTCCTGGCGCTTCGAGAGCACGGATTCTTCGATCCCCTCGACGAGGATCTGCGCGCCGCGCTCGCCGACCTGGACGGGATGGCCTTGCCGGACGAGGCGGCCGAGGACCGTTTGAAGGAGAGCCTGTCGGCGCGTCTGGGCCTCGAGGCGCCGGGGAACCCGGCCTGAGGCGTGCCGGCGTGCGAGCGCCGGCCTGCGCCTCCCACGGAATGGTGCTTCGATGCAGATGGAAACTCCCATGGCCAAGCTGCCGTTTCCGCTGGACCGCCTTGCTCCGCTGGACACATCCGCCGGCTCGGCCGACGAAGAAGCCGGGCCCGAGGCCGGGCAGGGCAGCTCCTACGACGAGGGGGAAACCACCCGGGCCTGGGAATCCTTCCTGACGGTCGGGGGCGGGGCGGCGGCGAACACGCTGGTGCGCGGCGTGATCGAACGGTCGTGGCAGCGCAGCATGCAGTCGGGGGTCGACGCCCGCTGCCACGGCAGCTCCATCATCGCCTCGCCCGACGACCTCTACGAGCTGCGCCTCAAGAACGAAGACCTGCTGCAATCGACGGCGCAGACGTTTCGCCGTGTCGCCGAAGTGCTGGGCGATGCCGCGACCATGGTGGTGATCACCGATGCCAACGGCGTCGTGCTCGATGTCGGCGGTGACCAGAGGACCGTCGATGCCGGGCACGACATCCGCCTCGAGGTCGGCGCCGCCTGGGGCGAGACGGTCACCGGCACCAACGGCATCGGCACCGCCCTCGTCACCGGCCAGCCGATCCACGTCCATGCCGCCGAGCATTTTTCCGAGGGCATCAAGGCGTGGACCTGCGTCGGGGCGCCGATCCGCAGCCCGATGGACGGCAGCATCATCGGCATCATCGATTTTTCCGGGCCCCAGGCGATCTTCCATCGCCACAACGTCGCCCTGGCGGTGATCGCGGCCAACCATATCGAGCTGGCGCTGTCCGAGAAGATCCGGATCGAGCGGATGCATCTGCTCGAGGCCGGCATCGCCCGGATGCCGCGAACCGGCATCACCGACGGGGTGGTGATCCTCGATCGCTTCGGCCGGGTCGTCCACCACAACGACATGGCGTCGCTGCGCTGGCGCGGCATGGCGAAGACGGATCTGAGCATCGGCGCCAAGCTCCTGGAAATGAGCGGGCATCGTCCTCTCGAGGATCTGGCCGAGACCCTGCCCGAGGCGCTGCGCGGGCTCAGCATCGAGCCGCTCGTCGTCGACGGCGTGACGAAGGGGGCGATGCTGGTGCTTGCGCCAAAGCCGAGGCCGGCGGCGCCCGCGGTCCAGCTCACACCGGCCGGACGCGTCGCCATCGAAGCGGCGAAGGCGGAGATCGTCGGCAACAGCCCGGCCCTCTGCCAGGCGCTGGAGCGGATCGAGCGGGCCGCGCAGGGCCGGACCGCGATCCTGCTCGAAGGCGAGACCGGCGTCGGCAAGGAGCTCTTCGCCCGGCTCGTCCATGCCGCGAGCCAGCAGACGGGCAGGGAGCCCTTCGTCACCTTCAATTGCGGCGCCGTTTCCAAGGAGCTCCTGGGCGGCGAATTGTTCGGTCATGCTCCCGGCGCCTTCACGGGCGCGACCCGGGAGGGGCGTCCCGGCCGGTTCGAGGTCGCGCATGGCGGCGTGCTCAGCCTGGACGAGATCGGCGAAATGCCGCTGGACCTGCAGCCCTATCTCCTGCGCGTGCTGGAGGAGCGCTCGGTCTACCGGCTCGGCGACAGCCGGCCGCGTCCGGTCGACGTTCGCCTGGTGGCGTCGACCAACCGCAGCCTCAAGCAGGAGGTGGCGGAGGGGCGTTTCCGCAAGGACCTCTATTTCCGGATCAGCGCCGTCAAGATCACCATCCCGCCGCTGCGCGATCGCGAGGGCGATGTCGCGGTCCTGATCGAGCACTTCAACCGGCACTTCTCGGCGACCTATGGCCGCCCGCCGCTCGGGTTCGATGCGGAAGCCCTCGCGCTGCTGCTGCGCTACGACTGGCCCGGCAATGTCCGCGAGCTGCGCAACCTCATGGAAAACCTCGTGCTGATGTCGTCCAGCGGCTGCGTCGGGCTCGACGACTTCCCGGAGGACTTCCTGGAGGCGCTGCTGGCGGGCTCGCGCCTGCCGGCCGAAGCGCCTGCGGAGGCCGGCGAGATCGCGCGGCTCGACGAGGCCGAGCGGAAAATCATCGAGAAGGCCGTCGCCGCCGCGGGCGGCAACATCTCGGTGGCGGCCGACAAGCTCGGCGTTTCGCGCAGCACGCTCTATCGCAAGATGCATCAGTACCGGTCGCAGGGGTAGGGCGATGGCGGCCCCTTCCGAACGGCGGGACTGGACGGATGCGACCGGCGAGGCGGCGGCCCTGGCCACGCAGATCCTCGACCGTGCCGACCGGGACCTCGCCTTCGTGGTGCGGCTCGTCGGCGAGAGCCAGTACATGCTGGTTCGCCATTTCGTCGGCTTCATCGAGGCCGAGCTTCGCGCGCGCGGCGTCGTCTACGGCGACCATCCCCTGTTGCGTCCCTTCATCGAGACCCATGCCCGCGAGCTGACGGATTTCGTGCTGCAGGGCATCGGGCTGCGGCACCAGTTCGGCCTGCAGGCGCTCGAGACCCTGGCCGGCGATCCGCAGCGCCTGCTGCGCGTCGACCTGTGGGATTCGCTGCGCTCCCATATCGAGGATGCCCGGCGCCGGTTCGTCTCGGTCGTCGGCGGCCTGCCGCGGATCCTGGCCGAGATCGAGGCCCTCCCGGGCGGCCGGGACGCGCGGCCGGCCGGGGGAGGGAGCGGCGCATGAGCACGCCTGCTCCCGGGGTGATCGAGGCGCTGGCGGAGCGGCTGCGGGTCGTCCAGGCGGTGTCGCAGCTCAACGCCCGGCGGCTGCTCGGCCAGCAGGCCTGCGGCGGCGCCGAGTTCGACATCCTGCGGGTCGAGCGCGAGATCGCGGCCGAAGGCGAGGCGGAGCATCGCGGCGCCGCCCTGCGGGAGGCGCAAGCGCGCCGGCGCCGGGCCGAAGCCGCCATGGCCGCATGCGACGCGGAGCTCGCGGCCCTGGACCTGCGCCTGCGCGAGCTCGATCGGCGTATCGCCGGCTGACGGCACGAGGGACGAGATGGACAGACCTGAAGCGGATTCCGCCACGTTCTACGAGCTCCTGGCCCGGCATTGGCGCCTGGACGCGGCCGTCGGGCAACTGGCTTTCGATGCCGCCGGGGCCAGCCTCGCCTTCGGCCTTGCCGACGGGCGCGTGGCGCTCGCCCCGGTCGCGGATGCGGAGCCGCCGCAGGACCGCTGCCGGGTGGCTGCCGACACCGGCCGCGCCACCATCTCGCCGCGGCGAAAGCCGGTGCCGCCGCTCGTCCTGGCGGCGATCGACGCCGCGCCGGTGCGCCTGGCCGCGTTCGGAGCGGCCGGCTTCATCGCCGGCGGCGGCAATGGTCGCCTCGTGCGCCTGTCCGCCTCCGGGGCTGTGGAGACGCTGGTCGACCTCGACTGCGGCCCGGTGCAGGCGATCGTCCCGGCATCCGGCGGGCGGGCCCTGGTGGCTGCCGGCGGCATGCTCGTCGCCTACGACCCCGATGGCGGCACGGCGCAGGCGCTGTCCCGCCTCGAGGCGGGCGCACTCGCCCTGGCGCCGGACGGACAGGTGGTCGCGGCGGCCGGGCCGGACGGCCTCGCCATCCCAGCCTGCGACGCCGAGGCGCGGGAGGCGGCAGTCTTCGACCTCGGCCCGGTATCGACCCTGTCCTGGAGCCCGGACGGCATCTGGCTGGCCGCCGCTCTCGGCGAAGGCGGCATCGTCCTGGTCAGGCCGCGGGACGGTCGGGTGATCCCGGTCCCGGGCTATCCGGCACCGGTGCGGGACCTGGCCTGGAGCGCCGACTCCGGCCTCCTCGCCACGTCGGGCGCCTTCCGCATCATCGTCTGGGACATCGCCGCGCTGGGCCGCGGGGCCGACAAGCCCGAGGCGATCGGCACTGGCCGCGCCGGCCTCGTGCCGGTCGAGGGCGTCGCCATGCATCCGGGCCGGTCGCTGGTCGCGGCGGGCCGAGCCGACGGCACGGTGGTGATCGCCCAGGTCGGCAGCCGCGACGAGCTCACGGTCAAGGCGCCCGGTCAGGGCGCGGCGCGGGCCATGGGCTGGTCGCGGGACGGCCGGCACCTGGCCCTCGGCGGCGCGGACGGCGAGGCGGCGATCGTCACCTTCCCGCCGCATCTGTTCAAGTGATTCCCGAGCGCTCGACCCAAGGAGGATGTCATGACGACCAGGCAGAGCAGCGAAGACGAGAGCAAGGACCGTTTCTTCAAGGAGCTCGCCGAGCTCTCCGAACGGATGATCGCCGCCCACGGCAGGGAGTTCTCCATGGGCGCCCTGGTGCTGGCGGCGCGGTTCATC is drawn from Labrys wisconsinensis and contains these coding sequences:
- a CDS encoding 2Fe-2S iron-sulfur cluster-binding protein, whose amino-acid sequence is MGATNIVRLHPVGVEFEVEEDETVLNAAFRQGIALPHGCKEGQCSACKCVLTGGEVELKKYSTFALNEMERSQDHILLCRTLAYSDLDIELLNYDADVLSKSIPVKSFAGTVTGVSALTHDIRRLDITLDQPLKFWAGQYVDITLPGPEAITRSFSMANTPGEGQNLAFIIKKYPNGRFSSKLDGDLAAGTRVDVRGPYGTCFRREDRTGAMILVGGGSGMSPLWSILHDQVASGEDRPVYFFYGARTQGDLFYLDRFAGIAADNPRFTFVPVLSHAGEDATWDGEKGFVHEVVGAHLRRLGLGEDVDVYACGPAPMIEALTPVLQMNDVDTERTFFDKFTPASH
- a CDS encoding aromatic/alkene monooxygenase hydroxylase subunit beta — encoded protein: MTAVQSNPVKSGAAGSAIFADSDSRRYRYFEPKARRATHYEDVTVDVQPDPERYLLQNWIIAFPDGKGAYTKDATQALSSNWHAFRAPDQEWERTHYQRQSKIEAMVQAVIANGRKSGAPKAFDKAWVKILQNHLGAWKHAEFGLGTSLMQAQRYGYTQMINNATLTNSSYKLRLSQDITLYLAEIGMDIAGFDDEAGKRAWLEDKGWQGTREAIESIMGSTDYLEQYFATNIVFEPLVGELFRSGFLMQAASSNGDFITPPVISAAEADYERNLANAIDLFHVLASDAEHAAHNKALFQGWVNKHVALADKAAAGLQPIWSQPHSKPVQYADARTQSVERIKKILGELGLDLPKE
- a CDS encoding MmoB/DmpM family protein, which codes for MSVASRTSENQNIFQKMGDLVFSQTISHQCGVTMNDSVEARAIAEFMGTKPKVTITYQPALIRIDGEGKLIFKMDEISEILGKEMTAEIFEVNTSTHYGRMVRIDDNTVTLFGDMDEIREYIE
- a CDS encoding amidohydrolase family protein, whose product is MFKTPTGEEVFVVDGHTHFWDGSPENQRNIHGKQFIECFYAYHTALSPKDKLWPLDKFSKYSAEQMYHDLFVDGPDDMAVVQSTYLTEFYKNGFNTIDRNAEIARKYKDRFIVNGAFDPRDGERALEYIHYMKETFGIKGVKLYTAEWKGESRGWKLTDPNAYRCFELCQKLGITNIHVHKGPTIIPLDKDAFDVHDVDHAATDFQGLNFIIEHCGLPRLDDFCWIAVQETNVYGGLAVALPFIHSRPRYFAEVISELLFWVGEDKILFGSDYAIWTPRWLVEKFWNFELPEDVKQEHGVDLTPQAKRKILGLNAARLYGVDVEAQKAKLKAEALAVAAE
- a CDS encoding metal-sulfur cluster assembly factor; this translates as MGRAWEERRVTEVRQCLASVTDPELDEPVTDLGFVEEVTVDARGGVDITFRLPTYWCSANFAFLMADDMRRAVSALPWVEAVRPQLQDHMAAEEINRGVRLGLSFGQAFTAFASGDSLGEIREKFRRKAFERRQEAVIQALRAAGLDNGAICAMTLATFDAADLGAGEGARQKPRYREALIERGLAAGPHDRAFVTFSGRGIEAHELGAYLQRLRAVRINMEFNTALCRGLLGSRYQDGAEVGGCGHGCGGACPKPAAAVPQAVA
- a CDS encoding molecular chaperone GroEL, with the protein product MPKVLLHDIDARRALARGVQKLAAAVEPTLGPKGMNAMIDRPVGTPIVSRDGVTIASEIELSDRFENMGAQVVREVSMQTNEVAGDGTTTAMVLANGLIQGGVAALERGAKAVDLCKGIDQAVELVVETLKRSATAASDRRTLQAVATIAATDPHLGGLVAEAVERVGKDGIISSDYGLTTATTLEVVEGMAFDRGYISHHMVTDVERMEVVLDEPLILLTDLKIKAPGELAAIRAAVAKAGRPLVIVAEEVSPDVVVTLLGDGNRGKVLVVHPPDYGHWRRAMMDDLAIITGGRVVARDLGGRLEEAALADLGTARQVRASAHETVVIRGGGDETAIAARRQQVARQYELAPPNVEQDKLRERLAKLSGGTAVILAGGVTPVEQKRTIQLIDDAVSATRAAAAEGIVPGGGTALAQCAPVVTRVLGNINGDFGEGIRLVRETLSRPAASIARNAGHDAETIVADLLNAPAGTGFDAARGAFTDMVAAGIVDPVRVTCAALRNAASVATLVLTTSTLVADVSAYVDPTAGPARGGGAEALGRA
- a CDS encoding sigma-54-dependent Fis family transcriptional regulator, translating into MAKLPFPLDRLAPLDTSAGSADEEAGPEAGQGSSYDEGETTRAWESFLTVGGGAAANTLVRGVIERSWQRSMQSGVDARCHGSSIIASPDDLYELRLKNEDLLQSTAQTFRRVAEVLGDAATMVVITDANGVVLDVGGDQRTVDAGHDIRLEVGAAWGETVTGTNGIGTALVTGQPIHVHAAEHFSEGIKAWTCVGAPIRSPMDGSIIGIIDFSGPQAIFHRHNVALAVIAANHIELALSEKIRIERMHLLEAGIARMPRTGITDGVVILDRFGRVVHHNDMASLRWRGMAKTDLSIGAKLLEMSGHRPLEDLAETLPEALRGLSIEPLVVDGVTKGAMLVLAPKPRPAAPAVQLTPAGRVAIEAAKAEIVGNSPALCQALERIERAAQGRTAILLEGETGVGKELFARLVHAASQQTGREPFVTFNCGAVSKELLGGELFGHAPGAFTGATREGRPGRFEVAHGGVLSLDEIGEMPLDLQPYLLRVLEERSVYRLGDSRPRPVDVRLVASTNRSLKQEVAEGRFRKDLYFRISAVKITIPPLRDREGDVAVLIEHFNRHFSATYGRPPLGFDAEALALLLRYDWPGNVRELRNLMENLVLMSSSGCVGLDDFPEDFLEALLAGSRLPAEAPAEAGEIARLDEAERKIIEKAVAAAGGNISVAADKLGVSRSTLYRKMHQYRSQG
- a CDS encoding WD40 repeat domain-containing protein, which encodes MDRPEADSATFYELLARHWRLDAAVGQLAFDAAGASLAFGLADGRVALAPVADAEPPQDRCRVAADTGRATISPRRKPVPPLVLAAIDAAPVRLAAFGAAGFIAGGGNGRLVRLSASGAVETLVDLDCGPVQAIVPASGGRALVAAGGMLVAYDPDGGTAQALSRLEAGALALAPDGQVVAAAGPDGLAIPACDAEAREAAVFDLGPVSTLSWSPDGIWLAAALGEGGIVLVRPRDGRVIPVPGYPAPVRDLAWSADSGLLATSGAFRIIVWDIAALGRGADKPEAIGTGRAGLVPVEGVAMHPGRSLVAAGRADGTVVIAQVGSRDELTVKAPGQGAARAMGWSRDGRHLALGGADGEAAIVTFPPHLFK